The Solanum pennellii chromosome 11, SPENNV200 sequence ataaattttctgaattaataattaagtttgccaatattttaagatatatatgcATCACTTCTTTGCCATTtaggaattaaataaaataaaatctattatGTCACTAATTATTGCTCACTTTAAAATTAGTTCAACACTAAAATATACATCCATGTCATAATTTTTGCCCTCTCatgattaaatttttgttattataacttTGTATGTTCGTATTCCACACACTTTAACATGAAGACCTTTCacaattatgtgttgtttgcaagcatgtctaaataaaatttagaggCCAAATTGAAACCTATCATGCTAAAATGACCGTCTTGTTTGTCTTGTTTGTTTGACTTGGCGTCTAGGAGGgccttatattttatatgtctaAAGGCCACCCTACTAAGAGTCCAATGCCTCTACGATATTAAGTTGGGACTATTAGGCACCTTCTTGGTACGAAATGTATGCGGTGGTGGGGTAGGGTCAGTTGGCCATATGGATATGATGACATCAACTCGGTATAAATGACAAACATTGGTTTTGTCTGTCCCTATACAGAAGCCGAccgaataaaaattaaaagtcgAGCGTTCATCCAAAAGTCTCTCTTTGAGTCTCCCTTCCATTTTACCCATTTGTTTgtttgataattatatttatttggggtagtttaaaaattaaaataatgaatttgttTGCTTATTTATATGTCTATTTTCTATCCGCTTacttatctctttattaattgcttagtatatatattttaatgttatcACTTAGACTCGCAtgcttatatatataattaaaataataatatgactacttgttcaactttttATATCACATAGTCTCACATGTTAAATTATATAGAATGATcttaattgttgaatattgctatcacctagccttcacatgtttaaataattaattaaaatagctCTAATTATTCAATATTGGTTATCACCTAGTTAgcattttaaaactaaataaacaaTGAAGTGACCTTATTTGCTACTTGTGATCCCCACAtaaattgcatgagatacgaCAGGGACCCACATTTGTGAACCCTGAGGGATGCTTAAAAACTTCCCTCAAGGTAATTTGAATCCTTACCCTAATCTCTGGCTTGTTGACCTTagttagacttagttaggttagataggtgtcctagcgcgccttaattcgttaggtggcgactcttcaATGttgaaaatcccaaaagagttgttaggtcgtgatAAAACTcgttttgagaaaaaatggggcgcgacagaATGGAGACTCCGCTGGGACATTAGGTTCTTACCATTCgtgtttcatttttatttatatatggttTTGCTTGGTTTGGTCATGTAACATTCCGAAAACTTACATGTCTAATGAATATCCAATAGGTATTTTagaatgcgtattgggggtacataggtgTCCCAATGCCCAATAATGAAATAGAGAATTGGCTAAagagtgttagccaatttctatatatacccaaataagcataacatgatccaagcttgtttagaattgtaccagcaatgaagaccctaggctaaaattatgaatttcatCATGTATTGATTCTCAACCCAATTCATcaggtactaggcatccaagtttcaagcctagcaccatagcacataaccatttaaaattatcatgtaagttaagcagtgcccaaggacataatgaaggtccttgggacaataagtaaacattcccataTGATCCATCAAGAATaattagttaggaaagtacaaacAACCCATGTAAAAGCACATGGGCAAAACATGTGGGAATtggccaaaggaggggaccaccctaaccaaatttggttagggtagttaaggggcAGCATGTGCGTATGTGTccctccatgtggggcctaactacCTAACCAAATCTAGGATCTAACTAGTTGTCCTaaatagctaactaacctaggaaaACTGAAATGGACCCACTAGTGCACCCAACAACCTAGGACTAAActgggttgacactaacctagtacaagttaaagagacaacctagaacctaacctaggatggtccaaagggttggttatggtcctaacaacttatactttagtaattaccctaggttacttaattaattaatctatcagctcaattaatatatttaaaagggaaaaatcgaaatcacaaagcaatttccacATTTcagttaagacaagaaaaagatgaaaaaccgaaatcacaaagcaattttcagatttcggttaagacaagaaaaagacaacctagtacctaaacTACGATTGttcaaagggttggttatggtccgaACAACTTAGGGATACATTAGTAATTACTCTAAGCTacttaattcattaattaatcagcttaattaattattttaaaagggaaaaaccCAAATCACaaacaatttcaagatttcggttaagacaataAAAAGACAACCTTGtaactaacctaggatggttcaaaggattagttatggttataacgacttaagggtactttagtaattaccctaggtacttaattaattaaattagccatttaattaattaaattaaaggggtcaaaccgaaattcttacactaacctagtataactcaagaaacatcctaataattaacctaggatggtccaaaagtgTTAGTTATGGTttcaatgacttaggggtactttagtaattaacctaggtactttaattaattaaattatccatttaaattattaatttaaagggttcaaaacgaaattcttagaaaaaatttcaaatttgactaAATGTTTTGTTTTCCTAGtgctagtcaatctaggagggctttttagtaatttattaattaatttaatttaattaacatattaagactaagttgaatgagtcaagatcagttcctaaacctaaaactcACGATCAAAACACTCAGAGAACACAACGCTAAAACAAACGAAAGAAAGAGGCAAAAAGTTCATAGAGGTTCTAGGCGATTTCAAGGGTTCATCAaagtttcgttcaaggtggtcttcgtagattgaGTTCTACTTAAAGGATGGGTTTCTATGCTggaattctttttcaaagagtaCTTTCCTTCAAACGAATTCAtgagatcttgaaaactagggttgtttcacAAAGTTCTCATCGAACTTTCCTTTTCCCTACtatccttgttacgatttaTATGTTGTTTAGATTAGTCTTGATCATGtttttggtatgtggtgctagtTGATCTTAATATTTAGGGTTcttgattaaataattttgaataaacCATGAATTGTAGTCGTATGGCGTTAAATTTCTTATGTGAATTTAAGAACAATGTAATGCTAAGTTATGTTCGAAAATgtttaagtgttgatgtgttCGTCCGAATGCTTACTTGCtgttaatatgactttatgaagatgttatattcatcaaattttaatatgatgttgtccAAGATGTCTAAAAACTTTATGCTTAAAGTCATGAACTAATATTGGCAtaaaagatctccatgaagCTATACTTGTGTCAATTGCTtgtcttatgccaataaaatggctaacagtACATTGTCAAAAAGGGATGCATGGAaatgattataatattatattaaataattaaaatattggctaatggttcatacatacCAAACTAAACATGAACGAATGTAAAATGGGCCTATGCCAATAAAGATGGTTGTCCAATTCTTTCCAAAATTGTTTAgccaataataaatcatatgcCAGTAATATGTAGCCAAAATAAGGAAATGACATCACCAGtacttctaaagtaattcaatgaatccatattcAAGGGTAtgccattcattgggacaactcccaatatgctctaaaagaatgaaccATGAATGAATCTCCCAATTTACAATGGATCAAAGACCAATGAGGATCATCAGGAGTTCGTGGATGAGGTCCACAATATTTTGTGTTCCATGGGAGTTGATGAGGAGGCAAAGACTGAGTTGAGTGCatatcagctcaaggatgtggcaCAGGTTTTGTACCGGATGTGGGCGGATGGCCGAGCACGAGGAGATGTCCGCATCACTTGGGATGTTCTCAAGACTTCCTTTCTGGagaggttctttcctagagaacAATGTGAATCCAAggttgaagagttcatcaacctgaGACAGGGAGGTACATCtgtcaaggagtattccttgaagtttgttaaactttcAAAGTATGCTTCTTCTCTGGTGGGAaatagcagggatgagatgagcaaaTTTGTGACTGGCGTGTCGGAAGATCTAGTAGAAGATTTTCGGGCAGCCATGTTGAATGACAACATGGATCTGGGCAGattgatggtgcatgctcagCGAGTGGAGGAGAGTCGCAATAAGAGGAGAGTTCATGAAGGCAAGAAGCCTAAGCCTGCGGATCATACTGGTTCTAGCTCGGGTAGGGTCTCATTTGGAGTCCACAACAGGACTAAGTTCAAGAGGAACTCAGGAAATCCAAGTCCTTCTAGGAATACTAATGCCAAGGAGGGAAATGATAGAAATGCCAAACGTGATAGAAAGTCGTGTTATAAGTGTGGTCGTTCGCATGGAGGTGAGTGTTTGGTAGGTACTAATGCCTGATATGGATGCACAAGAGTAGGCATATAGTCAGGGACTTCCCACATGTAAGAAATCAGGCCAGGACAGATGCTCAGCCTCAACCAAATCCTATTACTGCAGCTGAACCCCTTAAGAGAAACTAGTTCTATACgttgaaaggaagagaggaacAAGAGAATTCTGTGGATGTGGATACTGGTAATTTGCTTGTCTTCTCCTTTCCTGTTTACACATTATTAGATCAATGATCtaccttgtcttttgttactcctttagtgGATAGTAAATTTGACTTACTTCCTGAGATCTTACATAAAACGTTTCTAGTAAatactcccataggagacagTGTTAGGGCCGAAGGGGTATGTAGAGAAATAAATGGCATAGTGGCAAGTCCCTTTGAAATTAAATTGCGCGTCATtaggttcaaatcttaaggccaacaagatgttatctaagggtcTGGTAgttgatgagaacctttcttacgaAGAGGTTCCCATTGAAATTTTAGAGCACCAAGTGAAacggttgaggaacaaggaggttgccactgTAAGGGTAtagaggaaccaccttgttgagggagaaacGTGGAAGGCCGAGGCCGATACGAGATTCCTCTACCCTCATTTGTTCAGATCTTAAGGTTAGGTGTACTCTTCCTAGTCTGGTTTTGGtgtaagaaactctaagtttaagTGCATTGGTCGATTTGGTATTGTAAGTCCCTAATCGTATGTCTTATAATTGCACAACGTGAGTTAAAACAAAGTCATGTTTGCATTTCATGTTACTGATTTATATAGagttgacatgatttttgtgttgcatgagttgtgatgtgcattaagttaagtgtgattgagaaagaaaatcctcaatctcaaatatgaagcttcagataagttTGAATGttatgcatcatccaaataagtgtgaatcagatattcccAAAAGAGAAAATTTTAAGCATGTTGAAGTAACTTTCAAAAATAACCCTCTTGGTGTTAAAttatgtgtagtgtcattcggggatgatgttcctaaagggggggggataatataacaTTCCGGcaaattacatgtctagtgaacagccaataggtctttaagaatgtgtattgggggtacataggcgTCCCAATGctcaatattgaaaaatattgggcattatataaaaaaaattgactaaggAGTGTTAgtcaatttctatatatacccaaataagcatAACATGATCCAAGCTTGTttggaattgtacctgcaatgaagaccctaggctaaaattatgaatttcatCATGTAATGATTCTCAACCCAATtcattaggtactaggcatccaagtgtcaagcctagcaccatagcacataaccatttaaaatgatcatgtaaattaagtagtgctcaaggacatagtgagggtcctttggacaataagtaaacattaccAAATGAGCCATCAAGAATAATTAGTTAGGAAATCACAAtaaacccatgtgcaagcacataaGCAACATATTTGGAATcggccaaaggaggggaccaccgtaaccaaatttggttagggtagttaaaGGGCAGCATGTGCGGACGGGTCCCttcatgtggggcctaactatCTAACCAAATATAGGATCTAAATATCCGTCATaaatagctaactaacctaggactaacctaAATGGACCCACTAGTGCACCCAACAACC is a genomic window containing:
- the LOC107003821 gene encoding uncharacterized protein LOC107003821: MNLPIYNGSKTNEDHQEFVDEVHNILCSMGVDEEAKTELSAYQLKDVAQVLYRMWADGRARGDVRITWDVLKTSFLERFFPREQCESKVEEFINLRQGGTSVKEYSLKFVKLSKYASSLVGNSRDEMSKFVTGVSEDLVEDFRAAMLNDNMDLGRLMVHAQRVEESRNKRRVHEGKKPKPADHTGSSSGRVSFGVHNRTKFKRNSGNPSPSRNTNAKEGNDRNAKRDRKSCYKCGRSHGGSNLKANKMLSKGLVVDENLSYEEVPIEILEHQVKRLRNKEVATVRV